A single window of Nitrospirota bacterium DNA harbors:
- a CDS encoding hydrogenase iron-sulfur subunit, producing the protein MTEDGNWEPKITGFLFNWCSYAGAVLAGTSRLEYPPNVRIIRVPCSGRVNPLFVVKCLMNGADGVLISGCHIGDCHYSEGNFYARRRFTILKRLLEYLG; encoded by the coding sequence ATGACTGAAGACGGTAATTGGGAGCCTAAGATTACGGGGTTTTTGTTCAATTGGTGCAGTTATGCCGGAGCGGTTTTGGCCGGAACATCGCGCCTGGAATATCCGCCAAATGTAAGAATTATCAGGGTTCCCTGTTCAGGGAGGGTAAATCCGCTTTTTGTTGTAAAGTGCTTGATGAATGGCGCGGATGGCGTGTTGATTTCAGGTTGCCATATTGGCGACTGTCACTATTCCGAAGGGAACTTTTATGCGCGCCGGCGATTTACCATCTTAAAGAGACTGCTGGAATATTTAGG